The Panicum hallii strain FIL2 chromosome 5, PHallii_v3.1, whole genome shotgun sequence genome contains the following window.
GGGAAAGGCCATGGCCTGGTGCTTCGACCTGCTTGACTGCTTCATGCTGGAAACTGATGTGCCTTTCTGTTTCCCCTCTTTTCTTGATTGCAGGGTCATCCCAAGATCCTTGATGCCCAGAGAGGTGAGCTTCTTATTGTACATCCAGGAGACTTGCATTTGACTGCTGCTGCGTACTGCTGCTGTTTTGGAATGCATGTTTGGCTCCTTTCGTGATGCCTGTGGTCACACTGCGTGCATCTGAGTGAACAATAGTAGACAACAAGTACCAATAAATAACAAGGGACCTTTTGTGTAGGGGGACATGATGCATTTATGTCCATCACATGAATCTAATGCTCCTGACCTAAAACATTGCACGCTGCACTTCAATAGATATTCAGGCTTTAAGATTTTACTGCACTACTGCACTTGCTTGCTCTGAAGTTTTTTTTTACTGGATTTACATGTAGTACCTGCTTGTGTTCTTATTTCTTGCACTGCACCTGTACTTTCTTATGTTGAAAGTAGAGTTGGTCCCTGTGTGAAGCCTCTTGGTCGGCGTCCTTGACGAGGGCATTATGTGGAACTAGTCTTATGTTTTCTAATAAGGATGAGCTCACGTATAAACATTATTGCCATGCATTGACATACCTGAAACATACATTCATATCTGTCCAGGGATTAGCGCCACATTTCTAATTTCAGCGGAATATTTAAAAGAGTGCCAGATGCTTAGATTCCAGGTTTCTTCTTTTGCAGGTAACTGGTGAACCTGTTGGGGAAGTAAGGGCAGTCTCCGGTATGCACGAGAGGAAAGCTGAGATGGCTCGATTTGCTGACGCTTTCATAGCATTACCTGGTATAGTTGTTTAGTCAAATCACAACATTTTTCTTGTGAACTGATGGTCCTGGGTTGCCAAACTTGACACACTCCCTTGCGTTACATTGCAGGCGGCTACGGGACTCTGGAGGAGTTGCTTGAGGTCATCACCTGGGCGCAACTAGGAATCCATAAGAAGCCGGTAACAACTGATTCTGATACCTTGTTGCATCCAAACCAAAACTTACTCATGGGCACTCAATAATTTAGGGTCATGTGCAGAGCCTCCAAGTTTCATGATTCTTTTTGTCCTATCAAATTCcgtatcccactattttatcaCAAAGTCATTTGATTAGAGATACTGTGATCTTTTGTGAACATCTCAGCCTTGATCATGGCTTCGTGGCGCATGGTGCACCCATGTGGACGGCTGGGGTTTTTGGATGTCCAGAGACAAACCGTTGAATTATTAGTTTAGTTTAGTTAGCCTAACATCCGCAGATGTTAATTAGAACTTAGTTGGGAGAGCATGCGATCTGCGCTCTCTGTTGTTTATACGCTTTGTCCACTCAATTCCTTATGAATATTTCGGCACAGCTAATTGGGTGATTCCGGCTGATCTTGTACCAGTCAAACTTGGCATTTGAAAAGGAATGTGTAGTTGGCAACTTCTCTAAACAATTGCTCAGCGCTAGTGAGCCACAAATGATAGATAGATGAAAAGATTTGAACAATCAATCCAATTGTTATCGGCTCTGATTTGTCAGCCGTTACTATTATTGGAGCCTGCTGGGCCCCACCAAATTGATGAAATGGTGCAGTATTGTATCAACTGGGATTATTGGCCCTACATGATCTTTCCTGTCAGGAATAGGCTACCACCAGTTTAAAGCTTCAtgccctcaaaaaaaaaaagtttaaAGCTTCATAGCCTTCTGATTTTTTCCCCGTAGCCATAACTAATAACCATTCACCTCTGGGAATTTTGTATTTAACTGACTGTAAATATTCACCAGGTTGGCCTTCTGAACGTGGACGGGTTCTACGATCCGCTGCTATCCTTCATCGACATGGCTGTGAACGAAGGGTTCATAAAGGAGGACGCACGGCGCATCATCATCTCGGCTCCTACCGCGAAGGAGCTTGTTCTCAAGCTTGAGGTGAAACTCCAGATTCCAGTTCCGATCCATTGCTCCCGAAGCAGGGGATGCCTATTTTTGACCGACCGTTTCTCACACCTTCCGCACGTGTGATTCGCAGGAGTATGTTCCCGAGTACGAGGTCGGTTTGGTGTGGGAGGATCagatgccggcggcggcgcacggcttCGCCCCGGAGCTGGAGCCCGGGATCGCCTCCTCCTGATCCGGACGCCGGCGCGCCCACACCTAACCAGATTCTGACCGGCAGCCGGCCCCCCAAGCAAGTAGTAGCATCTCTAACAAAGAAGAACGCGACGTTCTAGCtctagctctctctctctctctcgccgccTGCAATTGTTCTCTTTTGGGACGGATAGCGGTGTTGATCCTTAGCATCTTATTAGTAGCTGCGCTGCAGCGCCTGCTCTCGCTGTCATGGCTGCTCCCCCTTTTGCTCCTAGAAGTAGGAAGGAACGCATGTAAATTCCTCCCGGTATGTCGCTATTCCGATTGCTCGCACGTGTGACGGATGGATGGAAACATGGATCAATGGATGTATTTTGTCCGGAACCCGTGCAAATGATTCGTTCATGCTCATTCCTAATCTGCAATGTCTCTGGGCCTTCTCTGGTGCCTGTGCGTGAGTGGACTTGCTCATGTGATCTTTCTTTCCTCCGGGTCCCTCCCGGTGGTGGGCGCTGCGGTTCCGGCGTCGCTGTCGGGGGCGGGCGACGGATGGGATCGGAATCTGTCcgtcggccggccggccggggggtGCCGGCGTGTCGGCAGCGGGGGGCAGGAGGACACCGGTGGGGTCGCGCGGCGGCGACCCGCGGTGGCGCCTGTCGCGCGCTTTCGGTTGGTGCCCTCCGACCGCCGCCTCCGTTTTTCCTCCCGAGGAGAGAGGCGGGCTTGACATTGGCGCCCAGGTTGTTCCCCGACACGCGGGGAAGGAAGGATGAGAGcggagagcagagcagcgacgCCATTGGGAAAGGAATGCCACGGCTCCCGGATCGACGTGGGCCCCGCGGCCGGGACGGCCGTGGCAAATCAGCGGAGTTAGTTAGGGGCGGGTACTTTAGGCGGGTGATGGCCGGATCAGATCCCCATGAGATGATCTCAGAACACAGGAAGCGTACGGCTCCCTGGTCCCTACGCCACAGTTGACCGGTGCCTTAATGACACTCACAAGGTAAAATAAAAATACAGTAGAAGTTATTAGGAAGCTAAAACGATCTGTAATTCAGAACGCATGGAGTATTATTTTGTCCATGTACAGTGGTGTCGTTAGCGTTGCTCGTCGGATGAACTACTGTACATATGTAGTCATGGTGGGGCCTGAGCGGTAACATCATCAATTATCATTAGTCTTAGTCCGGTGATTGCGAATGAAACGAAAGGAAAGGATGGAGCAGTTTCCTTTCACGCACGGGGTGGTGACGCGGACGTCGTTTAGGCGAGGGAAGGATGCTTCACCCGAGTCATGACGTTCCGCATAGAATAGCATTCCGGCGGCGACGGTTCGGTTGGTGCTCTTTACGCCCGTGGACGGTTTCAGGCCCCTTTTCGCCTCGGGCTCTCGTCCGATTTGTCAAACGATTGCCGTGCGGTCTCTCCGTCTTGCCGACGGCAAGGGCTCCGTGCAGACGGACTCCGACAGCTGCGTGTACGACTACCGGCCAGCGATCCGTTCCGTCGGTAATAGACGGCCAATAGTCTAATGCAGCGGCCGATCAGAGTCTACGtgtaattttttattttattttacttaCGGTGGCTCGGTTTCACGATGTCAAAGAGTATGCGGAGTTGGTACAACCGGATAAAACTAAATTGACCGGAAATTTGCAGGCTTTGAAGTGGATTTAGTGTGCGGTTTTGACCGGACAGCTTGAACTGGTAGCACGGTAGATAGAAAACTAGACGTGCATTGACGCATGCCGGGTGCTTTTTGCTCGTACGCAAGCGAAGCAGCCGCGTTGCACGGGGTAAAATGGTCAATGCTAATCTATGGCCCGGCGGGAAAAGGGCAACAGCAAAGTTCCGAAACAGAAGCCACCGAGCCAACTGAACAGGCTGACCCTGGAGGCCAGCAATGCCCAGCACGCTGCCTCCTCAAGGGTGCGCAGCCTGGAATGATCGCAGGCGCTGACAAACAGTGCACAACATTTTGACAAGAGGAAAACATTATAATGGCAAGAGGTCATCAGGTCAGCACAATTATGAATTGGCTCAATCGAGTAGGTACAGTACAACACATCTTTACtgcagaaaagaaaaaaaaaggaagaacaAAGCAGCATACATCATGATGACGTGATGTCTCGTGTGGTTGGAGGAAGTTGAGCTAAATTGTCCTTTGTCTGGACTGATCTTCAAAATCCCTCGGCAGGGCAATGGGAATTACAGCACAGTCCAGTTATTTGTCGCTAGTGGATACACTAAACAAGGAAAGCTATGCCTGTTTTTCACTCAAATGGAACGGGCGTGCCCTGCTTCTTGTTGACAATGGCCATGGCCAGGTACCTAGTGCCCATTCCGATAGGCGCCTGGTCCTCGGGGCCTTCCCAGAATGGGGCTTCCCCATCTCCAACTAGACGCCAGTACCCCGTTCGCAATGATTCGGCCTGCTCCTCAGTGCAATTTTGCAGGAGAGCTTCTACCCTGAAGTTGATACCAAGAGAACCCAGGAACTGGGATTGAGTCATCGGCCCATGGACTGAGACATCATCTGCAGAAATTGTGAAAAAAAAAAATCCCGTGTAAGAAAATTTAGTCTGAACATGAACAGTATAAGTAGAAAAGTTAACAACCATAGAGCGCACCTGAAGCTTCCAGAGCAGAGTGCCTGATTGAAGCAAAGTCGACATAGGCACTAAGGTCAGCAGAGCCAGGGTCATCCAATATGTGGACAAACTTGTGTTTACGGATTGCCTGCATTTATTTTAGTTAGTGACCAAACCATTATTCCAGTACATTATGTTATTGCTATCACTCAA
Protein-coding sequences here:
- the LOC112893788 gene encoding cytokinin riboside 5'-monophosphate phosphoribohydrolase LOG → MAMDAVVAEKSGGGAGAAVAAAAAAAQAGNGGETRSRFQRICVYCGSAKGRKPSYQDAAVELGKELVERGIDLVYGGGSIGLMGLVSHAVHDGGRHVIGVIPRSLMPREVTGEPVGEVRAVSGMHERKAEMARFADAFIALPGGYGTLEELLEVITWAQLGIHKKPVGLLNVDGFYDPLLSFIDMAVNEGFIKEDARRIIISAPTAKELVLKLEEYVPEYEVGLVWEDQMPAAAHGFAPELEPGIASS